From a region of the Sinorhizobium sp. B11 genome:
- a CDS encoding ComEC family competence protein, which yields MAIGNRAKRYAGSSVRMAAEEAGHGRLVLFSPVFLGAGAATWFLAASNVPAVSLGLCLLVLLIAVALCGHARTRLRAILLALLLFAGGMLSAQIETWRARTLILDSAVTTTLTGRIERREGDGEGRWRYILDVTGTDAPEIKRPPERISVLVRGAARPFELGDIIEGRARLTPPAGPALPHLNDFAFSAYFDGIGANGFFYGAPKKVTEQPEQAGSVGETVLEWFYRLRSGIGDRIRSTLPGDTGAFAASLVTDERRAISDETTEALRQSGLAHIVAISGLNMALSAGIFFVGLRVTLSLFPGIAQAWPTKKIAAAGALAAVTAYYLISGFAVSAERAFIMMAIMLVAVFFDRPSISLRNVALSALVILAVSPSEVLGPSFQMSFAATLALVAGYDLWKGRPMRENAFAKLPIMKPFFMVGSFFGGIFLTSLIGGFSTALFSIEHFHRLTAYGLPANLAAMPVISFIVMPAGMLAMLLMPFGLDGWLWPVAGFGLDLVIAIAKAVAGWGGNIDVARLPGWYFPAAVFGFLLLTLLRSRLRHIGTAIITVSTFAVVLIPSEAMPDVAISEDGSLVAVIDGEAMASNREKPPAFIFEQWQRALAIEEHQKPVMLQATKTPTMSDGKRLQLSTDQQNEAREAMRQALAISPTSRFSCQKRTWCTALLGNGKKLTVIENAAYLGPACDTADIVVTPVRLRLDRCRSGALLFTGETLRKTGSVELRFTDSGIDVATAFGPLQRPWMRHRAYDWRSDTFTDASQSPVSDSGE from the coding sequence CGGTCTTCCTTGGTGCGGGTGCTGCGACCTGGTTTCTGGCAGCCTCGAACGTTCCGGCGGTCTCGCTCGGCCTTTGCCTGCTCGTTCTCCTCATTGCCGTTGCGCTCTGCGGCCACGCCCGGACGAGACTGCGGGCAATACTGCTTGCCCTGCTTCTCTTTGCCGGCGGAATGCTCTCGGCACAGATCGAAACATGGCGGGCAAGGACGCTGATCCTCGATTCAGCCGTGACGACAACGCTGACTGGCCGGATCGAACGGCGAGAAGGCGATGGTGAAGGGCGCTGGCGTTATATCCTTGACGTCACCGGCACGGACGCCCCCGAAATCAAGCGTCCGCCCGAGCGCATCTCTGTGCTCGTACGCGGCGCCGCCCGGCCCTTTGAACTCGGCGATATCATAGAGGGCAGGGCGCGTCTGACGCCTCCGGCAGGACCCGCGCTTCCTCACCTCAACGATTTTGCCTTCAGCGCCTATTTTGACGGCATTGGTGCTAACGGCTTCTTCTATGGAGCACCGAAGAAGGTTACAGAACAGCCGGAACAGGCGGGCTCTGTCGGCGAGACCGTCCTGGAGTGGTTCTACCGCCTGCGAAGCGGCATCGGCGATCGGATCCGCTCCACTCTGCCGGGCGACACCGGGGCCTTTGCCGCTTCACTTGTCACCGATGAGAGACGAGCGATCTCGGATGAAACGACGGAGGCACTGCGGCAGTCCGGCCTTGCCCACATCGTGGCGATCTCCGGCCTCAATATGGCACTCTCTGCCGGTATCTTCTTTGTCGGGCTGCGCGTGACTCTCAGCCTGTTTCCGGGTATTGCGCAGGCGTGGCCGACCAAGAAGATCGCGGCAGCCGGCGCACTCGCTGCGGTGACGGCTTACTATCTGATCTCGGGTTTTGCCGTTTCAGCCGAACGCGCCTTCATCATGATGGCGATCATGCTGGTTGCCGTCTTCTTCGACCGGCCGTCTATCAGCCTCAGAAACGTGGCGCTGTCGGCTCTCGTGATCCTCGCGGTCTCACCATCGGAAGTGCTCGGACCGAGCTTCCAGATGTCTTTCGCCGCAACACTTGCCCTTGTCGCCGGGTACGACCTCTGGAAAGGGCGGCCGATGCGGGAGAACGCCTTTGCCAAACTTCCGATCATGAAACCCTTCTTCATGGTCGGCAGCTTCTTCGGCGGCATTTTCCTGACGTCTCTCATCGGTGGTTTCTCGACGGCGCTGTTTTCGATCGAGCATTTCCACCGGCTGACTGCTTATGGCCTGCCGGCAAATCTCGCGGCCATGCCGGTTATTTCCTTCATCGTCATGCCGGCCGGCATGCTGGCGATGCTGCTGATGCCTTTTGGTCTGGATGGCTGGCTATGGCCGGTGGCGGGCTTCGGGCTCGACCTGGTAATCGCTATTGCAAAGGCGGTGGCGGGTTGGGGCGGCAATATAGATGTTGCCCGCTTACCCGGCTGGTACTTTCCGGCAGCCGTCTTCGGCTTCCTGTTGCTGACCTTGCTCAGAAGCCGGTTGCGGCATATCGGAACCGCAATAATCACTGTTTCAACGTTCGCCGTTGTGTTGATTCCATCAGAAGCGATGCCCGACGTCGCCATCTCGGAAGACGGCAGCCTGGTCGCTGTAATCGATGGAGAGGCAATGGCTTCAAACCGCGAAAAGCCGCCAGCCTTCATTTTCGAACAATGGCAGAGGGCACTTGCCATCGAAGAGCATCAGAAGCCGGTTATGCTTCAAGCAACCAAGACACCCACCATGTCCGATGGCAAAAGATTGCAGCTGTCAACCGATCAACAGAATGAAGCCAGAGAGGCAATGAGGCAGGCACTCGCCATCAGCCCAACGTCACGATTCTCTTGCCAAAAGCGCACCTGGTGTACCGCCTTGCTAGGCAATGGAAAGAAACTGACTGTCATCGAAAATGCTGCCTACCTCGGGCCGGCCTGCGATACGGCCGATATTGTCGTAACCCCTGTCCGATTGCGCTTGGACCGTTGTCGTTCCGGCGCGCTGCTCTTTACCGGCGAGACGCTACGCAAGACAGGTTCTGTCGAGCTTCGCTTCACAGATAGTGGAATCGATGTCGCAACCGCATTCGGCCCATTGCAACGCCCCTGGATGCGCCACCGCGCCTATGACTGGCGCAGCGATACATTCACAGACGCAAGCCAGTCACCAGTCAGTGATAGCGGCGAATGA
- the lexA gene encoding transcriptional repressor LexA: MLTRKQQELLLFIHERMKESGVPPSFDEMKDALDLASKSGIHRLITALEERGFIRRLPNRARALEVIKLPEAYSPSLQPRRGFSPSVIEGSLGKPQPVAAPAPAKPAPAADNGNSVSVPVMGRIAAGVPISAIQNNTHDITVPADMLGSGEHYALEVRGDSMIEAGIFDGDTVIIRNGSTANPGDIVVALVDDEEATLKRFRRKGASIALEAANPAYETRIFPPDRVKVQGKLVGLIRRYH, from the coding sequence ATGCTTACGCGCAAACAACAGGAACTCCTTCTTTTCATTCACGAAAGGATGAAGGAGTCAGGCGTTCCTCCGTCTTTCGACGAGATGAAGGATGCGCTGGATCTGGCCTCGAAATCCGGTATTCACCGGCTGATCACGGCGCTTGAGGAACGCGGCTTCATTCGCCGGCTTCCGAACCGCGCACGCGCGCTCGAAGTCATCAAACTGCCGGAGGCCTACAGCCCCAGCCTGCAGCCACGTCGCGGCTTTTCACCGAGCGTCATCGAAGGCAGCCTCGGCAAGCCGCAGCCCGTTGCAGCGCCTGCTCCGGCAAAGCCAGCGCCTGCTGCCGATAACGGCAACTCGGTCTCCGTCCCGGTCATGGGTCGCATCGCGGCCGGTGTGCCAATCTCGGCAATCCAGAACAATACGCATGACATCACCGTTCCTGCCGATATGCTCGGCTCCGGCGAACATTATGCGCTCGAAGTTCGCGGCGACTCGATGATCGAAGCCGGCATCTTCGATGGCGACACCGTCATCATCCGCAATGGCAGCACTGCCAACCCGGGTGATATCGTCGTTGCCCTCGTCGACGACGAGGAAGCAACACTCAAGCGCTTTCGCCGCAAGGGTGCATCGATTGCGCTTGAGGCTGCAAACCCAGCCTATGAGACCCGAATTTTCCCACCGGATCGAGTGAAGGTTCAGGGAAAGCTCGTCGGCCTCATTCGCCGCTATCACTGA
- a CDS encoding VOC family protein, translating into MSRDTLAIDHLVLPVTDIDLARERLGKLGFTVAPDARHPFGTENACVFFADKTYLEPLGVASVEESEEAAHDGNVFTARNQAFRFRCGSEGLSAIAFATADAKHEHARFVKDSLSAGSVLQFERPVKMPDGTENIAGFRLAFAGDLRAPDFFLFAVERVNPLPADRTALETHANGVTGIAEIALAAPEPTAFGEFVRSVAKGASTELTSFGLDVPTGNAKISLMTPEGLEAYFDLATSDTDRGLRGRAIRFAVGDLAVTEAHLAANGVTYTRKGNRILVKPAPGQGVLFAFEETS; encoded by the coding sequence ATGAGCCGAGATACGCTTGCAATCGATCATCTCGTTTTGCCGGTTACCGATATCGACCTTGCCCGCGAAAGACTGGGCAAGCTTGGTTTCACCGTGGCGCCGGATGCCCGTCATCCTTTTGGGACCGAAAATGCCTGCGTTTTCTTTGCCGACAAAACCTATCTGGAGCCCCTGGGCGTCGCGAGCGTCGAAGAGAGCGAGGAGGCAGCACACGATGGCAATGTGTTCACCGCCCGCAATCAGGCTTTTCGCTTCCGCTGCGGCAGCGAAGGACTGTCCGCGATTGCCTTTGCGACGGCAGATGCAAAGCACGAACATGCTCGATTCGTGAAGGACAGTCTGAGTGCCGGTTCTGTGCTGCAGTTCGAGCGCCCTGTTAAAATGCCGGATGGCACCGAGAATATTGCCGGCTTCCGGCTGGCCTTCGCTGGCGACCTGCGGGCACCGGATTTCTTTCTCTTCGCAGTCGAACGCGTTAATCCGCTTCCTGCCGACCGGACCGCGCTTGAGACCCATGCCAATGGTGTCACAGGCATTGCCGAGATCGCGCTCGCGGCCCCCGAGCCGACAGCCTTCGGTGAGTTCGTTCGCTCCGTGGCAAAAGGCGCATCTACTGAGCTCACGAGTTTCGGGCTGGACGTGCCCACCGGAAACGCAAAGATCAGCCTGATGACCCCGGAAGGGCTGGAGGCTTATTTCGATCTTGCCACGTCGGATACCGATCGTGGTCTGCGCGGTCGGGCGATCCGCTTTGCTGTCGGCGATCTGGCCGTGACAGAAGCGCATTTGGCTGCTAACGGGGTGACTTATACACGCAAGGGCAACCGTATTCTGGTGAAGCCTGCGCCCGGCCAGGGCGTACTCTTCGCCTTTGAGGAAACATCATGA
- the kdsA gene encoding 3-deoxy-8-phosphooctulonate synthase, which produces MSSTTNSVVTVGEGAGKVTFSNASRLSLIAGACEMESRDHAFMVAGTLKELCAKLGIGLVYKTSFDKANRSSLSSKRGVGLEKGLEVFADLKKELGIPVLTDIHNEEQCAEVGKVVDILQIPAFLSRQTDLLVAAAKTGRVINVKKGQFLAPWDMKNVLGKLNQSGNPNILLCERGASFGYNTLVSDMRSLPIMAATGAPVIFDATHSVQQPGGQGETSGGERQFVETLARAAVAVGVAGVFIETHQDPDNAPCDGPNMVYLKDMPRLLEKLLAFDAIAKAA; this is translated from the coding sequence ATGAGCTCTACTACCAACTCCGTGGTGACGGTCGGCGAAGGCGCCGGTAAGGTCACCTTCTCCAATGCTTCACGCCTGTCGCTGATTGCTGGCGCTTGCGAAATGGAAAGCCGCGATCATGCGTTCATGGTTGCCGGCACATTGAAGGAACTCTGCGCCAAGCTTGGCATCGGGCTCGTCTACAAGACCTCCTTCGATAAGGCGAACCGGTCTTCCTTGTCGAGCAAACGCGGTGTCGGCCTTGAAAAGGGGCTGGAAGTTTTCGCCGATCTCAAGAAAGAACTCGGCATTCCGGTTCTGACCGACATCCACAACGAAGAACAATGCGCCGAAGTGGGTAAGGTCGTCGATATCCTGCAGATACCAGCCTTTCTGTCTCGCCAGACGGATCTCCTGGTTGCCGCTGCCAAGACCGGCCGCGTCATCAACGTCAAGAAGGGCCAGTTCCTGGCGCCTTGGGACATGAAGAATGTGCTCGGCAAGCTGAACCAGAGCGGCAATCCGAACATTCTGCTCTGCGAGCGTGGTGCGTCCTTCGGTTACAATACGCTAGTCTCCGACATGCGTTCCCTGCCGATCATGGCAGCAACGGGCGCGCCCGTCATTTTCGACGCCACGCATTCAGTCCAGCAGCCCGGCGGGCAGGGGGAAACCTCCGGCGGTGAGCGGCAGTTCGTGGAGACGCTGGCCCGTGCAGCCGTGGCCGTCGGCGTTGCCGGTGTCTTTATCGAGACCCATCAGGATCCCGATAACGCCCCCTGCGACGGGCCGAACATGGTCTACCTCAAGGACATGCCGCGGCTTCTCGAGAAGCTTCTCGCCTTCGACGCGATCGCCAAGGCCGCCTGA
- a CDS encoding methyl-accepting chemotaxis protein encodes MKLNIARSLAIFGAVVILGLVTSIGLQNYALNMLRVNGLMYKQIIYGKDLVADILPPPLYVIEPYMLALEAVEQPASAKANIERIQTVLKSAYEDRRKYWSETPLSADLKRKLLDNVLVKGDAFWQVMNEEAIPAIVKGDKAAIESALPKLATNFHVHEAAVNELVAMANAFQMDAEKQAAEQTELLSAVTLSAAALSFVIIVVGLYMFRRRAIVPLSAMRDYMAVLASGDYSREVPYVRRSDEIGEMARAVTVFRESAEERNAIRALQDEERQAQMRRDAELDASKSVENATRQRVIESLSAGLERLSRGDLTVRLDEQFANTYEKLRETFNTSIIILSDAMKDIYAATNTVGDSSREIALSTNDLAQRTESQAASLEQAASALDQITVTVKNSSERAHEANAMMSATKESAAHSAEIVREAVTAMEKIEDSAVRIGDIINAIDEIAFQTNLLALNAGVEAARAGDAGKGFAVVAQEVRELAGRSANLAKEIKLLVETSSRQVSAGVALVNRTGEALGDIDRQVLQVTALIEAIVRSSSEQSVALVEVNAAVNRMDQVTQQNAAMVEETNAACQELGTEASQLGRMLSRFALEERRSSRAAA; translated from the coding sequence ATGAAACTCAATATTGCACGCAGCCTTGCCATTTTCGGTGCCGTTGTCATCCTCGGACTGGTGACCTCCATCGGCTTGCAGAACTACGCACTCAACATGCTTCGTGTGAACGGGCTGATGTATAAGCAGATCATCTACGGCAAGGATCTTGTCGCCGATATTCTCCCGCCGCCGCTCTATGTCATCGAACCCTACATGCTCGCGCTCGAAGCCGTCGAGCAGCCAGCCTCGGCAAAGGCCAATATCGAACGCATCCAAACGGTTCTGAAGTCAGCTTATGAAGACCGCCGCAAATATTGGTCCGAAACGCCGCTCAGCGCCGATCTCAAGCGCAAGCTTCTCGACAACGTTCTCGTCAAGGGCGACGCGTTCTGGCAAGTCATGAACGAGGAGGCGATACCCGCAATCGTGAAGGGCGACAAGGCCGCCATCGAATCGGCGCTCCCCAAGCTTGCTACGAATTTTCATGTTCACGAAGCGGCCGTAAACGAACTCGTGGCGATGGCCAACGCCTTCCAGATGGACGCCGAAAAGCAGGCAGCGGAACAGACGGAACTGCTCTCCGCCGTTACGCTATCGGCCGCCGCGCTTTCCTTCGTGATTATCGTCGTCGGGCTCTACATGTTCCGCCGGCGCGCAATCGTGCCGCTATCGGCGATGCGCGATTATATGGCGGTGCTTGCGAGCGGCGACTATTCCCGCGAAGTTCCCTATGTCAGACGATCCGACGAAATCGGAGAAATGGCGCGCGCGGTCACGGTCTTTCGCGAATCGGCAGAAGAACGCAACGCCATACGCGCGCTTCAGGACGAAGAGCGGCAGGCACAGATGCGCCGCGATGCCGAACTCGACGCATCGAAGAGCGTGGAGAATGCCACGCGCCAGCGCGTTATTGAAAGCCTGAGCGCAGGCCTGGAACGTCTCTCACGCGGCGACCTGACCGTACGTCTCGACGAGCAGTTCGCCAATACTTACGAGAAGCTTCGCGAGACCTTCAACACCAGCATCATCATTCTTTCCGATGCCATGAAAGACATTTATGCCGCCACGAATACTGTCGGCGACAGTTCGCGCGAAATCGCGCTCAGCACCAATGATCTGGCACAGCGCACCGAGAGCCAGGCAGCTTCCCTCGAACAGGCGGCTTCGGCACTGGATCAGATCACGGTCACGGTGAAAAACTCCTCGGAGCGGGCCCATGAAGCCAATGCGATGATGTCAGCCACGAAGGAGAGCGCGGCGCATTCCGCCGAGATCGTTCGTGAAGCAGTGACTGCCATGGAGAAGATCGAGGACTCAGCGGTCAGGATCGGCGATATTATCAACGCCATCGATGAGATCGCCTTTCAGACCAATCTTCTGGCGCTCAACGCAGGTGTCGAGGCAGCACGCGCTGGAGACGCGGGCAAAGGCTTTGCCGTCGTCGCCCAGGAAGTCCGCGAACTCGCCGGACGCTCCGCCAATCTCGCCAAGGAGATCAAGCTTCTCGTCGAGACGTCGTCGCGACAGGTTTCCGCGGGCGTTGCACTTGTCAACCGGACCGGCGAGGCACTCGGCGACATCGACCGCCAGGTGCTGCAGGTGACGGCGCTGATCGAAGCGATCGTGCGCTCGTCTTCGGAACAGTCGGTCGCGCTCGTCGAGGTCAACGCTGCCGTCAACCGGATGGATCAGGTGACCCAGCAGAACGCGGCCATGGTCGAGGAAACGAACGCCGCCTGCCAGGAGCTCGGCACTGAGGCGTCCCAGCTCGGGCGCATGCTCTCCCGCTTCGCACTGGAGGAAAGGCGCTCGTCCCGCGCGGCAGCCTGA
- the eno gene encoding phosphopyruvate hydratase: protein MTAITDIIAREILDSRGNPTVEVDVYLEDGSMGRAAVPSGASTGAHEAVEVRDGGKRYLGKGVEKAVEAANTEIFDAIGGIDAENQIQIDKIMIELDGTPNKSRLGANAILGVSLAVAKAAAQAAGLPLYRYVGGASASLLPVPMMNIINGGAHADNPIDFQEFMILPVGADSIREAVRMGSEVFHTLKKELAAQGHNTNVGDEGGFAPGLKSAPEALDFIMKSIEKAGYKPGDDMCLGLDCASTEFFKDGKYVLEGEGRTLEPGAMAEYLAELAAKYPIISIEDGMAEDDWEGWKTLTDLAGKKCQLVGDDLFVTNSARLRDGIRMGVANSILVKVNQIGSLTETLDAVNTAHKAAYTAVMSHRSGETEDSTIADLAVATNCGQIKTGSLSRSDRLAKYNQLIRIEEGLGPQAQYAGRSIIRA from the coding sequence ATGACTGCAATTACCGATATCATCGCCCGCGAGATTCTCGATAGCCGTGGTAACCCCACCGTCGAAGTCGACGTCTATCTCGAAGACGGCAGCATGGGCCGTGCAGCTGTTCCCTCGGGTGCTTCGACCGGCGCGCACGAAGCCGTCGAAGTCCGCGATGGCGGCAAGCGTTATCTCGGCAAGGGTGTTGAAAAGGCTGTCGAAGCTGCCAACACCGAAATCTTCGACGCCATCGGCGGCATCGATGCTGAAAACCAGATCCAGATCGACAAGATCATGATCGAACTCGATGGCACGCCAAACAAGTCGCGCCTCGGTGCCAACGCCATCCTCGGCGTTTCGCTCGCTGTCGCCAAGGCTGCAGCGCAGGCTGCCGGCCTGCCGCTCTATCGTTACGTCGGCGGTGCTTCCGCAAGCCTTTTGCCGGTCCCGATGATGAACATCATCAACGGCGGCGCGCATGCCGATAACCCGATCGACTTCCAGGAGTTCATGATCCTGCCGGTCGGCGCAGATTCGATCCGCGAAGCCGTCCGCATGGGTTCGGAAGTTTTCCACACGCTGAAGAAGGAGCTGGCGGCACAGGGCCACAACACCAACGTCGGTGACGAAGGCGGCTTCGCACCGGGCCTCAAGAGCGCTCCGGAAGCCCTCGATTTCATCATGAAGTCGATCGAGAAAGCCGGCTACAAGCCGGGCGACGACATGTGCCTCGGCCTCGATTGCGCCTCGACCGAATTCTTCAAGGACGGCAAGTACGTACTGGAAGGCGAAGGCCGCACGCTCGAGCCAGGCGCCATGGCCGAGTACCTGGCAGAACTCGCTGCCAAGTATCCGATCATCTCCATCGAAGACGGCATGGCTGAAGACGACTGGGAAGGCTGGAAGACTCTGACCGATCTCGCCGGCAAGAAGTGCCAGCTGGTTGGCGATGATTTGTTCGTCACCAACTCGGCTCGCCTGCGCGACGGCATTCGCATGGGCGTCGCCAACTCGATCCTGGTCAAGGTCAACCAGATCGGCTCGCTGACGGAAACGCTCGATGCCGTCAACACGGCGCACAAGGCAGCCTACACCGCCGTCATGTCGCACCGCTCCGGCGAAACCGAGGACTCCACGATCGCCGATCTCGCAGTTGCCACCAACTGCGGCCAGATCAA